The Candidatus Methylomirabilis limnetica sequence GAGGTCCAGGCGCTGGGCGATGTGCGACATCTCCAGATGACGCGCCACTAAGAAGCGGATAGCTTCAGCATCCGGCTCCGGGATGCCCATCCGCACCAGGCTCGCCTCGACTAAGGACGCCCCCTTGTGCACGTGGTCGGCCCCTTCCCCCTTGCCGATGTCATGGAGCAAGAGCGCCAACCGGAGGATTTCCAATCTCTTCGCATCAGATGCGATCGAACGAAACTCTTCGCCGTAAAATCTTGAGATCTCATCCAGATGTTCAAGGGTTTCAATGGCCAGGAAGGTGTGCTCATCCACCGTATACCGATGGTAGAAATCGAACTGGATCAGGCGGGTGAGCTTGGCGAACTCCGGGATATAGGTTCCGAGCACTCCAAGTTCATGCATGCTCCGAAGCGTCGCGGCTACCCCCTTCGGTTCTCGAAGGATGGCCAGCAAGAAGCCCAGGGCCCGGCTCGATCGCCTCACCCCCTCATCGATGAGATGCGTATCGGCTCTGATGTAGTCCTTAATCTCCTGGCTCAGCGTGTATCCCATTTGCTGCGCATACCAGAAGACCTTCAGCAACCGGACAGGGTCCTCCCGAAACAGGCCCCGATTCTTCGGCGTCACATGGATGCAGCGATCGATCTGCGTCAGATCGTCGCCGATATCGCGAGCCTTCAGCTTCCGCATCACCATCTCTATCTGCGACCTCCCTTGCGTACAGCGCAAGATCAATTGCTGTGACAACTGTGAGATATCCTTTGCGGCCAGATAATACTGCTGCATGAACTGTTCAACACCGTAAGAGCCGGCCGTGCCCAGGAACCCAAGGTTGGCCGCCACCTGTTCCTGCATAGACAGCGAGAGCACGTCGTTCTTGCCTCGATAGAGATAATGGAGTTCATTGCGCAGGCGGAGCATGAAATCCAAGACAAGATCCCATCGTTCTCTCTCCTCCTGATCGAGAAGCCCTTTCTGCACCAGCTCGGACGGCACGCCCACGCGCTGGGTGATCCGGGCAATCCAGATGGCAGCGTGAAGATCCCTCAGACCCCCGAGGCCTTCCTTGATGTGCGGCTCTTGCACGTAGATAGACGCGCCGTACCGGTAGTGGCGTTCACGCGTTTCCTGAAGCTTTCGCTTGACGAAGGTGGCGGCTTGCTTGTAGAAGACCGATCGCTCCAACTTGGCGCTGAACGCCTGATAGATCTCCGGCTTGCCGGCAAGGTATCGGCCCTCCATCATAGCAGTGCTGGAGGTCAGGTCCGTCCGGGCCATTCGCACGCAGTCATCAATGGAGCGGCAGCAATGCCCCACTACGAACCCGACATCCCAGAGGGTGCTCAAAACCGGGTGGAGGATCGTATTCAGGTAGGCATCGGCCCTGCGTGGGTAGACAAACATAAGGTCCACGTCGGAGGCCGGATTCATCTCCCGCCGGCCATAGCCACCTAGCGCAATCAGCGCACACCCGTCACTACCCTGTCGGAGACCGGGATCGCAGGCCGCCTCCGCCAGTTGAAAGAGCGAGGTCACCAC is a genomic window containing:
- the glnD gene encoding [protein-PII] uridylyltransferase, with the translated sequence MKRFQAIAKGRFAILRNRRANVVALAGDIPLSSVELSALTGALQSVLQGNHAASGLIPALRGFIADEQARILQIHRNGGTGQEVVRSITTLTDVVVTSLFQLAEAACDPGLRQGSDGCALIALGGYGRREMNPASDVDLMFVYPRRADAYLNTILHPVLSTLWDVGFVVGHCCRSIDDCVRMARTDLTSSTAMMEGRYLAGKPEIYQAFSAKLERSVFYKQAATFVKRKLQETRERHYRYGASIYVQEPHIKEGLGGLRDLHAAIWIARITQRVGVPSELVQKGLLDQEERERWDLVLDFMLRLRNELHYLYRGKNDVLSLSMQEQVAANLGFLGTAGSYGVEQFMQQYYLAAKDISQLSQQLILRCTQGRSQIEMVMRKLKARDIGDDLTQIDRCIHVTPKNRGLFREDPVRLLKVFWYAQQMGYTLSQEIKDYIRADTHLIDEGVRRSSRALGFLLAILREPKGVAATLRSMHELGVLGTYIPEFAKLTRLIQFDFYHRYTVDEHTFLAIETLEHLDEISRFYGEEFRSIASDAKRLEILRLALLLHDIGKGEGADHVHKGASLVEASLVRMGIPEPDAEAIRFLVARHLEMSHIAQRLDLDDEAIVIDFAKKVQTPDRLKMLYLLTYADIKAVGPGVWTEWKGTLLWELYMKTHTILIRGIPEGEDDLARAERIKSQLTQELSPEFGVEAVKRHLEEAPARYLLTTSFHKVASHVRLIQRVKRGEEAVSVWAAFPLAGYSEFTLCAYGRHGRFAQAVGILTANGMNILSAQIFTLTSGMVIRHFRVDNGGGAAIEDATVWDRVVADLRDVLTGGVAVRELIKSRRKAVLVQPIHKGALPPTKVEFDNVVAEAYTVLDVRTRDRLGLLYLISSTLSDLGVDLRSAKIMTEAEQVVDVFYVTNKDGSKLLDEGRREQIGLELERALSEGLN